In the Sedimentisphaera cyanobacteriorum genome, TCCGATCCGTCCCGGCCGTTGCCCCAAGTCTTTCGCACGACCTGCATCCCATCGTCGGCGACATCCGGCAACTTCTGAACTCTCGGAACCGGGCCGCAGCCGTTCGCCTTCACCCAGGCCTGGATCGAGTGATCCACCGAGAAGAACTCGGGTCGGAGGAATGCCGGGACGTTCGGAGACCCTTTCCCCTTTCCACCCTTGAACGGGGCCAGCTCGTCCGCCGTCCCGTGGAAGTGGATGACCGACACCGGCCGAGAGGGGGTGCACGTCTCGGTCCCCATCGGCCCGCCGACCGGAGCGATCGCCGCGAACCGGTCGGCCAGTTCGGACGCTACCCGGTACGCCATCATCCCACCGTTGGAGATGCCAGTTGCGAAGACCCGTTCCTTGTCCACATTCACGACTGCTTCCAGGTCGCCGAGCAAAGCCTTTGTGAACCCCACGTCGTCGATCTTCTTCCGCTTGGCATACCCACCGACGTTGCCGGCGTTGAACGTCAGATTCTTATCTTTGTCGGTCCCACTGCCGAACGGGTAGACGACAACGAATCCGGCGTCATCCGCCTTCTCGTTAAGACCGCTCAGCCGGATCATACTCTGCGGGTTGCCGCCGCCGCCGTGAAATGCGACTACAACTGGCGTTTTTCGATCCGCTGTGTAATTCGGAGGAACGTGGATTCGGTAACGGCGTTCTTGTCCTTCTACGTCAATGGTCCGGGTGCGATCGCCCGCTCCGAAGGCGCCCCCGGCTTCCTCGGGCTGCGCAGGACGACGCATGGATCGCGCGATCGCACCGGCGAATTCCCGGAAGCTGAGCAAACCGTCGTTGTCTAGGTCAGCCCCCTCCAGACGCGATTCTAACCGTGGGACGGTTTTGAGTTCAGTCGCCGATAGCTGACCGTCTTTGTTGGCGTCCAGCCGCTCAAACCCTTGCCGCAGGCGGGGGCCGTCCTGAGCGGCCGCACAACAGACCAAGAAATACAGCAAGCATAAAAGGACGGATGTCTGTCTCATGTAAGATTCCTCCTGTCTATCGCCAGAACGACAACAATCACCTCTTGGGGTGCCTACACGACAACAAGGTGAATGATTTTGTTCAGTTTCCTATTTCATGATGCCTTTGAATATCCAGGCGGTGTTGTGGTTCTTGCGATCGTTGGCCGCGCCGTCGTAGCCGCCGGTGTAGAATTCGCGGGTATTCCAGGGCGCGAACTCGAGGGTGCGGGTGGAGACAAGCAGCGGATGCGGATCAAGGTTCGGATCGAACACGCGGACCGTGTCGTAGGTGGCGTCGGCGTGCCGAATCAGCAGCCAGGCGGCGCGGGTGTCGTTGGGCTTGATTCCCGCCACGGTGACCCAGTGGATCGGTTGGCCGGTAACCGGATGCCGGCCGGGAACGAGGCGGTTGTAGGCGACCAGCCTGCCGCCGCGGAAGTTGCCGAGCTGCTCTTTGAGGAATTGCTGGGAGTTGAGTTCATCGGTGACCTTGTGCCCATCTTCAGGGTCGATGCGGAGGATGCGGACTTCCTGTTCTCTGGAGCCGAGTATGACCTCGTGGGTGCCGTCGGGCGCGGCTACGGCTGTTATTCCGCGCAAGCCAGCGCCGGGCCGCTGTTCCGGTTTCCAGCGAAAGACCGCCGTCCACCTCGGCTCGGGGCCGTCGCGACGTACCAACAATCGCGGCGACACGGAGGCGTAGAGCCGGCCGTTGGCCACGGCAAAACCCTGGCAGCGCTTAAACGGGCTGTCATCAAAATCGGGGTTCGCATACTCCGGCGTCGATTCCCACCGGATGCGCCCGGGCACGGTAGCGTCGTAGCTGCCGCGGTAGACCTCGCCGGCGCCGGTGCCCGCAAACAGGTATTCGACGCCGGTCTTCGCGTCCCGGTGAAAGCCGAAGGCGCGGATGTAGGCCCGGTTCGCATTCGTCACGATCCGGCTTTCGTCCCACCCGCCCGATCCGTCGTTTCTGACGAAACACACGAGCGCGCCCGACCCCCGGGAACGAATCAGCCCGGCGTCGGCAACGAGCAGGGTAACGGGCGATCCCAGTTTCTCGCCACGGTGATCGACCGAGAAGGTCACCGAGTCCATCGCGTTGATTCGAAGAGCCCCCGAGAAATTGTGTTCCAGGCGCCACAATTGGTCGGGCCCATCCTTGCGGAGGATCTGCGCGCCGGGCCGTGGGTCGCTGCCGGGTTGATCGGTCCAGTAGCCGAGACCGGCGAACAATTTTCCTTCGTGCGCAACCAGATGCATGGTCTCGGTGCCGCCCAGGAAATGCCCCTCGGGATCGCGCGTTCCCGCAAGATAACTATGTTCGAAGGTCACGCTATTTTGGCTCCCCGCGCCCTCACGATCGGGCGGTTCCGCAGCGTAGGCGGTGATCCGGGCGGGAAATCGCGAAGCATCGTCGCCAGCGTGCAGCCGCATGATCAGCGCTGTCATCGGATCGTCCACCGTGCCAATGAAGGCATTGATCTGACCGTGATCAAGCGGAGCGACATCGATGGCTTGCGCCGGCGTGCAAGCCTCCCGGAGCGCGCGTGCGAAGTCCGGCGCGAAGCGGTTCAGGAGCATCCGCGTGCCGCCGTAGAAGATCAGGGTGGGCGGAATCTGCTTGTCAGGCTTTACGTGCAATCGGGGCGAGGCGTCGCGCCAGTTGGCCGGTTTGTCCGTGAAAGCGTTGTGATAGAGTGCCGTCATGCCTTTGCCGTCTTGCGCCTCGAGGTAGCCCGCGATGTCCAGTGCGGCGGTGTCCAGCAACACGTTGCTCTTGAGGATCGCCAGAGATTTGCCTTCGGCCTTGAGGAAGCGATCGTTCGTGCCGATCAGGCCGGCCAGGTGCGCTCCGGCAGAGTGCCCCATCAAATGTATGCCAGCCGGATCACCCCCATAGTCATCGATGTGATCGTGAATCCAGGCTATCGCCTTGGCGCAGTCCTGCGCGTGAACCGGATGCTGCACGCCCGCGTCGTTCGGCCCTTGCGGCGACAAGCGATAATTGATCGAGGCGTAGATATAGCCGTTACTGACGAAATGGTGCATCTTGCCGCCGACGATGGCTCGATTGGCCTTGTCGCCTCCCCGCCAGCCGCCACCATGAATCATGACAAGAACTGGGCGCCCCGTTTGCGTCGTTTTGCCTTCCGGCACGTAGAGGTCCAAGCTCAGCAGGTTCGGGTCGACGCCCTCGATCTCGTCGTAGCGGAGATCGAGATGGGCGGTGTGCGGGGGTTCCTGCGGCATCGCAGGCGCATTTCGTTCCGTTTCCGTCCTGCGATTCCGCGGCCCCGCGTTGTTGCCCGGCAGTTCGTTCTGCTCGATAACCCCGTCGCCATTGCGATCGAGCCTGTCGAACCAATCTGGGCCACCGGCTTCGGCCTGGGTGAACTTGCCGTCGTTGTCAGCATCGAGTCGTTGGAACAGGCGTTCTTGACGGGTCACCTCAGACTCCGTCTCTGGCAATGCACCGTTCATGGCCGCGGGCGCCGGCCGGTTCTGGCGACGTTCCTCCCGTCGCCAGCTGCGGGCTTCATCCGGGGTGATTGTGCCGTCGCCGTTTGCGTCGGCATCGGCTCCCGCCAAGCGTTCGGCAACCGGGGCAAAGCGGGGCGCCTCCTCGTGCGACAAACTGCCGTTGCGGTCGGAGTCGAGACGTTTGAAGGCGCGGTCGAGACGATCACCGGCGGCTTGGGCATAGACCGGGCCAGGCTGCAGCATCGCCGCGAAACAGACGAGTGCTAGGACAGACTTCATAGCGTCTCCAGGGAAGGCATTGGGGGAACGGAAGCAAGTATGATGGTCAAGCCGATGGTGATGATTACTTTCATGGTGACGAGCCCCTTCATACAGGGCGACCCTGCCGCCACGGCGGAGATTTCATTGCCAATGATTTGAGCCGCCCGGAGCGCCTTCATGGCTTGTACTCCTCGCCTTTTTGCAGCGTGCCCTTGTAGATCCAGGCCGTGTCGCGCACGTAAGCGAAATCGGCGGCGAAACCACCGAAATACCAGACCTTACCCTTTTCGTCCGGAAAGGGCGACGGTTCAATGGTGCGCACCCCCTGAAGCCGGACGCCATCGGGCTGGTTCGCGGGATCTTTGATCGCGCCCCAATCATAGGAACCGGGACCGTTGCGCACCAGGAAGTAGGCGCCGTTAGAGCCCGCCTGCGGACTGCGCGGGTGGATGACGAAAGTGGTGACCAGATAAACCGCCCGGCCGTCATCCGGGCGGGTGAACGGCGTGAACCGGTTCAACGCGGCGCCAGTCATGAAGACACCGACGTTCGGCCAGGCATCGAACACGTTCGCGAAGTAGTTCTCGTAGTTGATTTCGTCCGTGGCGGCGAACTCGTTCGTGGGTTCGATGCGCCGGATGACCGGTAGCGGCGGGCGCTCCAGGGCACCAAGCAGCGCCGGTTTGCCATCGCTTCCGGTCACCGTGGTCAGGCCGCGCATCAGGAATTCGAACGGACCCTCATTTTCAAACCAGGAATAGACCCGTTCCCATCGCGGTTTCGCTCCGGAGATGCGCCGAAACAGCCCGCCTTGCTTGCCCCGCTGCCGTTGATTCGAGTAACCGAAAGCCGCGTAGAGAACGCCATCGCAAATTTCCATGCGCTGCGGACGGCCATACGGGCCACCTGCCATCTCGTTTTCCGGGGTCCAGCGCAGCCGCCCTGGTGCTTGCGGATCGTAGACGCCCCGATAGATGCCGCCGAAGTCCGCGGCGGCGAAAACCTCGCCGTCGTGCACAATCAGGTCCCGGATGCCTGCATAACCGGGCTGATCCTCTGGAAGGGGCGCGATCCGTGAAAGGGTCCACGTGCCGGTTTCGTCATTGCGAACCGCGACGGTGAGCCACTTCTCTCCCCTGCGGATGTCGTAAAGTCCGGCCGCCAGGAGCGAGACCGGCTTCGGCAACGGTTTGCCGTCAGGATCTTCGGTGAACCGCAGCACTTCCAGGCAGTTAATGCGCAGGTGGTCCCGGCCGAAGGACTCCTCGGCGATCCACGGCCCGTCGCCGCGGTCCTTGCGCAAAATCTGCGGTCCGGGATAGCCGGGGTAGGGTTTCACGGTAACATCGCTCTTCAACATGCTGGTGCCGGCGAAGAGCTTGCCCTCGTGGGCGGTGAGCCACATCAGTTCAGTGCCGCCGAGAAGCTGGCCGTTCGGGTCGCGGGTGCCGGGGAAGTAGTCTTTCTCGAAGGTGAACCAATCGACCTGCTTGCCGATGGGAACGAGCGCCGATTCCGGCGTGATCGGCCCGCGCTCCGCGCTCTTCCCCAGCTTGGCGACGAATTCCGTCCGGGTGATCTCCCCACTGCGATCCTGGTCGAAGACCTTGAAGATGGTTTGGTTGGGGAATTCCCGTTGGGTTACCACGCCGTCTCCGTCGAAGTCCATGGCGTGATACCTCAGGTTCAGCGCCTTGTTGGCGGCTTTGTCCGCGTCGTCTTTGGGTTTGTCTGAACCGGCGGGGGCAGGCTTGGCTTCGGACGTTCCGCCAGGTGAAGCCTCCCTGCCGGGCCAGCGTGCCGATACCGTGCGAAGCTCCTCGATCGACAAAGCTCCATCCTGGTCGCGGTCCGCGAATCTGAGTATCCTGGCGAGGCTGGGAAACTGCGTGAGTTCGTTGCCGGAGAGCTTCCCGTCGCCATTGCGATCGAGCCTGTCGAACCAATCTGGGCCACCGGCTTCGGCCTGGGTGACCTTGCCGTCGTTGTCAGCATCGAGTCGCTGGAACAGGCGCTCTGGACGGGTCAGCTCAGACCCCGTCTGCTGGTTTTGCCGCCACTCCACAAATTCAAAGATGGCACCTCCCGGACCGTGATACATCAGCACATTGCCGCGTGGGTTGACCGAGCCGGACAATCCCTCCTCGGTGAGCCCCGTGTGGACAGCGTCGGCGCTCTTGACCTTGTGCGCACGCTTCGCATGCTTCTGGAAAAAATCCCACATGAGGTCATTGGCGGAGATATCTGTGGTGGATGCGCCAAGCATGGCAACGGGCGGTTCCATACCGGGCCAGGTGTGGCCGCCGCCGTCAATTTCATACAACACCACCTCTGAACCGTTCTTCCCTTCGCCCCAAACCTTGCGGATCACCCGCATGCCGTCATCTGCCGTGTCGGGCATTGGGGTAACGGTTGGTTCTTTTGCGCAGCCGTTGGCTTCAACCCAGCAGTTGATCGAATGCTCCACCGAAAAAAACTCCGGTCGCATGGATGCCGGAACATTTGAAGTGCCTTTTCCCCGCCCGCCGTTAAACGGAGCCAGTTCGTCCGCCGTCCCGTGGAAGTGGATGACCGATACCGGCGAGGCCGGGTTGCACTCCGCGGTGCCCATCGGCCCGCCGACCGGAGCGATCGCGGCGAACCGGTCGGCCAGTTCGGACGCTACCCGGTACGCCATCATCCCACCGTTGGAGATGCCGGTTGCGAAGACCCGTTCCTTGTCCACATTCACGACTGCTTCCAGGTCGCCGAGCAAAGCCTTTGTGAACCCCACGTCGTCGATCTTCTTCCGCTTGGCATACCCACCGACGTTGCCGGCGTTGAACGTCAGATTCTTGTCTTTGTCGGTCCCACTGCCGAACGGGTAGACGACAACGAATCCGGCGTCATCCGCCTTCTCATTAAGACCGCTCAGCCGGATCATACTCTGCGGATTGCCGCCGCCGCCGTGAAATGCGACTACAACTGGCGTTTTTCGATCCGCTGTGTAATTCGGAGGAACGTGGATTCGGTAACGGCGTTCTTGTCCTTCTACGTCAATGGTCCGGGTGCGATCGCCCGCTCCGAAGGCGCCCCCGGCTTCCTCGGGCGGCGCAGGACGACGCATGGATCGCGCGATCGCACCGGCGAATTCCCGGAAGCTGAGCAAACCGTCGTTGTCTTGGTCAGCCCCCTCCAGACGCGATTCTAACCGTGGAACGGTTTTGAGCTCAGTCGCCGATAGCTGACCGTCTTTGTTGGCGTCCAGCCGCTCAAACCCTTGCCGCAGGCGGGAGCCGTCCTGAGCAGCCGCGCAATTGACGAAGATATACAGCGAGCACAAAAGGATGAATGTCAGTCTCATAGAAGCTCCTCCGGCCTATCGCCGAACTTCTTATTCTACACAAATCTCTTTTTCCCATCAGAAAATTCTTAAAACGAAATTGTATCGATTCGCCATCTGGCTGTCAAGCGGTTATTGCAGGGATTCTCTTGACTCCATGGGAGGATCGCCTAAAATAACATCAGAAATTGAGTGATATGGAGATTTGTGTATAATCAGGGTATGACATTATGCAGGATTCAGGTAGCAGAATGCAGGCCGCTTCAGAGAATATCTCGACCAGGACAGCTCGGCGATGGGCGGCAGAGAGTTTTTCGGCATAGCTTGGCGATTTAAGATTTGACATATTCAGCTCCAATGAGTGTTCGGTTTCGATTTACCTGACAGGCGTTGTTAACTCGCTGAATTGTCATGCTGTCACAAAAGAGCGGGGTTGAAAAGAACGGACTGTTAAGGTGGTTGAATAAATGTTGAAATATTCAACAAAATGGCAATATAAGCCATATATTTGCAGTTTTTACTTGTAAAAGTGGATAGGGGGGGGTATAATAGATACTTTAAATAGTGTTTTGATCGTCAAGACACGCTAGAATCTGAAAATTAATGGTTTTTTTGAGCCTGTTGCATAAATAATTGTCAGTGATTGCTCTTTTACAAGTGAATAAATCCAGCTTTTCGGTTATAATAGGCCAAAAGGATTGCTAAACATGTAAAGGATTACGAAATGGCTTACAATTTCCTGCCTTGCGACCGAAATCAGGCGTATCTTCTGCCTCCCTCATTGACGGATTGGCTGCCGGAAGATCATCTGGCGTGGTTTGTTCTTGATGCGGTTGAACAAATCGACCTATCGCAGTTTTACAAAAAATACCGTACTGATGGAGTCGGCAATTCAGCTTTTCATCCTTCGATGATGGTTGCTCTGCTGATATATTCCTACTGTAGCGGCGAGCGTTCCAGCAGAAAGATAGAAAAGCACTGCCAGACGGATGTAGCCTATAAAGTTGTTACTGCCAATCAATATCCCGACCACAGTA is a window encoding:
- a CDS encoding extracellular catalytic domain type 1 short-chain-length polyhydroxyalkanoate depolymerase: MRLTFILLCSLYIFVNCAAAQDGSRLRQGFERLDANKDGQLSATELKTVPRLESRLEGADQDNDGLLSFREFAGAIARSMRRPAPPEEAGGAFGAGDRTRTIDVEGQERRYRIHVPPNYTADRKTPVVVAFHGGGGNPQSMIRLSGLNEKADDAGFVVVYPFGSGTDKDKNLTFNAGNVGGYAKRKKIDDVGFTKALLGDLEAVVNVDKERVFATGISNGGMMAYRVASELADRFAAIAPVGGPMGTAECNPASPVSVIHFHGTADELAPFNGGRGKGTSNVPASMRPEFFSVEHSINCWVEANGCAKEPTVTPMPDTADDGMRVIRKVWGEGKNGSEVVLYEIDGGGHTWPGMEPPVAMLGASTTDISANDLMWDFFQKHAKRAHKVKSADAVHTGLTEEGLSGSVNPRGNVLMYHGPGGAIFEFVEWRQNQQTGSELTRPERLFQRLDADNDGKVTQAEAGGPDWFDRLDRNGDGKLSGNELTQFPSLARILRFADRDQDGALSIEELRTVSARWPGREASPGGTSEAKPAPAGSDKPKDDADKAANKALNLRYHAMDFDGDGVVTQREFPNQTIFKVFDQDRSGEITRTEFVAKLGKSAERGPITPESALVPIGKQVDWFTFEKDYFPGTRDPNGQLLGGTELMWLTAHEGKLFAGTSMLKSDVTVKPYPGYPGPQILRKDRGDGPWIAEESFGRDHLRINCLEVLRFTEDPDGKPLPKPVSLLAAGLYDIRRGEKWLTVAVRNDETGTWTLSRIAPLPEDQPGYAGIRDLIVHDGEVFAAADFGGIYRGVYDPQAPGRLRWTPENEMAGGPYGRPQRMEICDGVLYAAFGYSNQRQRGKQGGLFRRISGAKPRWERVYSWFENEGPFEFLMRGLTTVTGSDGKPALLGALERPPLPVIRRIEPTNEFAATDEINYENYFANVFDAWPNVGVFMTGAALNRFTPFTRPDDGRAVYLVTTFVIHPRSPQAGSNGAYFLVRNGPGSYDWGAIKDPANQPDGVRLQGVRTIEPSPFPDEKGKVWYFGGFAADFAYVRDTAWIYKGTLQKGEEYKP
- a CDS encoding carboxylesterase family protein, producing MKSVLALVCFAAMLQPGPVYAQAAGDRLDRAFKRLDSDRNGSLSHEEAPRFAPVAERLAGADADANGDGTITPDEARSWRREERRQNRPAPAAMNGALPETESEVTRQERLFQRLDADNDGKFTQAEAGGPDWFDRLDRNGDGVIEQNELPGNNAGPRNRRTETERNAPAMPQEPPHTAHLDLRYDEIEGVDPNLLSLDLYVPEGKTTQTGRPVLVMIHGGGWRGGDKANRAIVGGKMHHFVSNGYIYASINYRLSPQGPNDAGVQHPVHAQDCAKAIAWIHDHIDDYGGDPAGIHLMGHSAGAHLAGLIGTNDRFLKAEGKSLAILKSNVLLDTAALDIAGYLEAQDGKGMTALYHNAFTDKPANWRDASPRLHVKPDKQIPPTLIFYGGTRMLLNRFAPDFARALREACTPAQAIDVAPLDHGQINAFIGTVDDPMTALIMRLHAGDDASRFPARITAYAAEPPDREGAGSQNSVTFEHSYLAGTRDPEGHFLGGTETMHLVAHEGKLFAGLGYWTDQPGSDPRPGAQILRKDGPDQLWRLEHNFSGALRINAMDSVTFSVDHRGEKLGSPVTLLVADAGLIRSRGSGALVCFVRNDGSGGWDESRIVTNANRAYIRAFGFHRDAKTGVEYLFAGTGAGEVYRGSYDATVPGRIRWESTPEYANPDFDDSPFKRCQGFAVANGRLYASVSPRLLVRRDGPEPRWTAVFRWKPEQRPGAGLRGITAVAAPDGTHEVILGSREQEVRILRIDPEDGHKVTDELNSQQFLKEQLGNFRGGRLVAYNRLVPGRHPVTGQPIHWVTVAGIKPNDTRAAWLLIRHADATYDTVRVFDPNLDPHPLLVSTRTLEFAPWNTREFYTGGYDGAANDRKNHNTAWIFKGIMK